Proteins encoded in a region of the Anopheles ziemanni chromosome 2, idAnoZiCoDA_A2_x.2, whole genome shotgun sequence genome:
- the LOC131282806 gene encoding V-type proton ATPase subunit G-like, with amino-acid sequence MASQTQGIQQLLAAEKRAAEKVGEARKRKQRRLKQAKEEAQEEIERYRQERERQFKEFEAKHMGSREGVAAKIDADTVRKIEEMNRSISVNKAALLSEILTLVYDIKPTVHKNFQVTK; translated from the exons ATGGCTAGCCAAACACAAGGAATTCAACAATTGCTGGCCGCAGAAAAGCGAGCCGCTGAAAAAGTGGGCGAAGCACGGAAAC GAAAGCAACGCCGTTTGAAGCAAGCCAAGGAGGAGGCACAGGAAGAAATTGAACGATACCGTCAGGAGCGCGAGCGACAGTTCAAAGAGTTCGAGGCGAAG CACATGGGCAGCCGCGAGGGGGTGGCGGCCAAGATCGATGCGGATACGGTCCGGAAAATCGAGGAGATGAACCGTTCGATTTCGGTGAACAAGGCGGCATTGCTGTCGGAGATCCTTACGCTGGTGTACGACATCAAACCGACGGTGCACAAGAACTTCCAGGTCACGAAGTAA
- the LOC131282483 gene encoding tumor protein D54, with amino-acid sequence MEESYNPDKLSDASPVGSISSAEIANEFSGLSAEEQTAQREEWSQELARVEEEITTLRTVLQSKMRHASELKRKLGITVWKEITDDVSQGLKNVKESNVYQSVETKVGEITNVVTSAPIYQKTESAIKTTAGKTTSVIGGIAGKMTQKLTEMKQSDSYRSFEERVGTAYENVRSKVSSRSSSVQSLSDMQNDERRSSVTTPTAIPEEKPLS; translated from the exons ATGGAGGAATCAT ACAATCCCGATAAATTGTCCGATGCATCTCCCGTTGGATCGATCAGTTCAGCCGAAATTGCGAACGAATTCTCAGGACTTTCCGCGGAAGAGCAAACGGCCCAGCGTGAAGAATGGAGTCAG GAGCTGGCACGCGTCGAGGAAGAGATCACAACCCTCCGGACGGTATTACAGTCGAAAATGCGCCACGCCAGCGAGCTGAAGCGCAAGCTCGGGATCACCGTGTGGAAGGAAATCACCGACGATGTCAGCCAAGGGCTGAAAAACGTTAAAGAAAGCAACGT TTATCAAAGTGTCGAAACGAAGGTCGGAGAAATCACTAACGTTGTAACAAGCGCACCAAT CTATCAGAAAACGGAAAGCGCCATTAAGACGACCGCCGGAAAAACGACGTCCGTTATTGGCGGCATCGCCGGCAAGATGACCCAGAAGCTGACGGAAATGAAACAATCCGACTCGTACCGATCGTTCGAGGAGCGGGTCGGGACGGCATACGAAAACGTTCGG TCCAAAGTATCCTCGCGCTCTAGCTCGGTGCAGAGCTTGTCCGACATGCAGAACGATGAGCGCCGCAGTTCCGTGACCACGCCGACCGCCATCCCAGAGGAAAAGCCCCTTTCTTAA